From the Aerococcus viridans genome, the window TAGGTGCTTTCTACCAACGGATTTTCCAACCTCAAGTGAAAATTAAAAAACAAACAGATTTAACTGACAAAAATATTGCGGATCAAATTTTGGCCGACTTGAAACTGTCGGGTTATGTACGGGCTGACTATGATCTATTAGAAGATATTCATAGCGAAGGACTTGAACCAGGTGGGAAGTCGAGCGTTTATGCGGTGAGCCGGAACAAAGGTGGCGATTTCGCTAAATATGCTAAGGTCTTAACCCAGGATGAGTTGAATAAGTTGTTAGCCTTTGTTGAAGAGAAGATTGTGGCTACAGCAGAACAAATTGTGTCTGGCCATATTGCTTTAAATCCGCTTGATGATGATCCCTATGTTCCGTCCATGACTGAGCCTTACCGGTCTGTATCTATGTTTGATGCAACGGACTATACCAATAAATATCGACCAAATCCGTCTATGAATCAGGATGAATTTTTCAAAGCCTTAATGACAGATGCCCATGTAGATGAAAGTGTAGCAGAGGAGGACCAGACAGACGATGAAGAATAGACAAAAGCAAACCACTATTCCATTGCAAACAGAAGCTAATGCCCGTTATACAGCCGACCAATGGGCAGCGATACATTTAGAAGGGGATAACCTGCTCGTTTCAGCCTCTGCTGGTTCTGGTAAAACGAGTGTCCTTGTCCAACGCATTTTGCAGAAGGTACGACGCGGCTATGGGGTGGATGAGTTATTGGTTGTAACGTTTACCGAAAAAGCGGCTAGTGAAATGAAAGAGCGGTTGGAAGTAGCCTTACAAGAAATGATCAATGAAGAATCTGACGCTGACAGCCGTCAGCACTACCTGCAACAAATCGCCAAATTGCCACAAGCCAATATTTCAACCATTGATGCCTTTTGTAAGCAAGTCATCCAACGTTATTATTTCCTAATTGATTTAGACCCAGTTTACCGATTGTTAACCGATGAAACTGAAAATATGATGCATTTTGAAAATGTTTGGGAGTCCTTGAAAGAGGACTTATTAGCAGAAGGCAATCCAGAATATTTACGTATGGCAAATTACTTTGCTTCCGACCGTAAAGATGACAAGATTGACCGGTTGATTTTTGACCTATACAACAAGTCTCGGGTCCATACCCATCCAAACGACTGGTTAGATGGGTTAGTAGCTAAATATCCGGATGCGGATACCCCCTACGGTGAGTCTGCTTTTTATCAAGAATATGTGGTCCCTACTTTAATAGATGAAATTGAATCTCTTGAAAATACTATTCGTTTGTATATCGAAGACCTGCCGGTTGCTGAAGCGGTTGGTTTTGAAAAAATGGCCACTTCTATGAAAGAAAAGTTAGCTTACTTAGACCAATTGAAGACGAATGTGAGGGCCTCTTATAAGGATGCTTACCAACAAATTATTGCAACATCTTTCCCAGCTTTAGTTTCAATGAGTAAGAAGGACTTTGAAGATGGTAACGACGCGCAAATTGATTTACGAACTCAGTTAGGAAAACGACACAATAAAACAATTAAGGACGTATTCGACAAGGATATCATGCCTTACTTTACTTTTGACGAGCAATATCAAGGCCTCTTTATTCAAGAGGCTAAAAAACTTGGGCAAGCTATTATAAATGTGGAGAAGGTCTTTACTGAACGAATGACAGCCCATAAATTTGACCAAAGAATCTTAGATTTCTCAGATATTGAACTTTTCACCTATCAAATTTTAAGTAAGCAGTTAGCGGACACAGAAGCTGGCGACGGCGAAAGTATGAGTGGAAACGTCAATACTATGAATGAGGCTAAGGCTTACTATCGGGATAAGTTCACTGAAGTCATGGTGGATGAGTATCAGGATGTCAACGCCTTACAGGAAGCCATTCTACAAGCTGTATCAGGGAATCCGGAACATCCAAATATGTTCATGGTGGGGGATGTGAAGCAGTCGATTTACCGTTTCCGCTTTGCTGAACCAGGTTTATTTATCCATAAATTCAACCAATTCGCGGATGGTAATGGAGGGCAAAGGATTGTCTTAGCGGAAAACTTCCGGTCAAGAGCAGATGTCCTTGATTTTACCAACTTTATCTTCCGCCAAGTCATGGATCCACAAGTGGGGCAGATTGCTTATGATGAGGATGCAGCCCTTAAATTGGGCTTTACCGCCTATCCAGAAACCGACCGAATGCAGACTGAAATCCTCCTTTACGAAGAGGAAGATGGCGGTAAATCTAGCGATTACGACCAGGAAGGTTTAGATGGTCTAGAAGGCGACGTCTCAAATGGGACGAAAATGCAAGCAGAATTGATTGCCCAATCCATTTTGGACAAGGTTAACAACCAGCACATGATTTATGATAAAAGGCTACAGGTGAATAGACCCATCACCTTTAATGACATAGTAATTCTTGTAGCAACTAGACGTCACCATTCGGAATTAGAGGATGTTTTTGCTCAATATAAAATTCCTTTGATGTTGGATGATTCGGCGAACTATTTCCAGCGTACAGAAATCCGTGTCATGTTGAATGTCTTAAAATTTATCAATAATCCTTACCAAGATATCCCACTGGCGGCTATTTTGCGGTCACCAATTATTGGCTTAAATGAACAAGACCTAGCGAAAATCCGGATTGCCAACAAACAGGCCACCTACTATGACGCCATGAAAACTTATATGGCAATGGATGAAGGGCAAGATGAAAGAGTAGCTGAAAAATTGCGGACTTTGAATGATTGGCACTTAGCGTGGCGAGACATCGCCCGCGACAAACCGTTGGCGACTTTAATCTGGCAAATTTATACAGATACGGGCTTCCTCGATTATGTTGGTGGGATGCCAAATGGGGAGATCCGGCAAAATAACTTACATGGGTTTTATAAATTGGCGTCTGACTATGAAGCGTCAGCCTTTAAGGGGATTTTCCAATTTATCCGCTTTGTTGAGAAAATTCAAGAGAAAGACAACGACCTGCAAGCACCCAAACACGGGGACGAAGCGCGATCTGCGGTCCATGTCTATACTATTCATCATTCAAAAGGTTTAGAGTTTCCGCTCGTTTACGTGTATAACATTTCTAAGCGTTTTAACACTCAAGATCTAAGGAATCCGGTGATTTATAATGACGCTATCGGTATCGGGGTGAAATTGTCTGATAGAACACGCCACATCACTTATCCAAATATGTTTGAAATGATGGCTAAACGCTTTGAAAAGAAAGACATGTTGGCTGAAGAAATGCGGAAATTATACGTGGCCTTAACTCGAGCGGAACAGCAATTGGTATTAGTGGGTATGGTAAAAAACTTCGATACCACGATTGGCAAGTGGAAAGGGCTTTTGATGAAAGACGAGCAACTATCGCCCTCAGGCCGGATTAAAGCCAACAATCTACTTGATTGGATTGGCCCAGCGCTGATGCGCCACCACGATTTTGACAAGGTCAACCATTCAGTCCATATTCCAGACTATCTAGCCAACACCAAGACTAATTTCCGGGTTGCAGTCGTTTCTAGCGAAGATGCACTTGCGGGTCGCAATAAGTGGGTACAGAAAGTCGATGAATCCAACCAAGTTGACCAAGCAGAACTTTTAGCGGCCATTTTTTCAGATGACAAAATGGCTACCGATGATCAAGATAATAAACAAGTCATTCAGCTACCAGATGCCGACTTCGATTATGCTTATCAATCGGCGACCAAGACAACATCCTTCCAATCAGTATCAGAATTGAAACGGATGCTTCAAGATCCAAGTGACCAGGACTTGCAACCTTGGTCAGTTAACAATCAAAATAAATTGACTAAGACCTTCCGTTATATAGAAGAAGACTATGACCAACCGAGTTTCTTGGCCAGAGAACAAGCTGTCACACCAACAGCTATTGGGTCAGCGGCCCATTTGTTAATGCAGAAGGTGAACTTAAGGGCTAAACCAAGTGAAGCGACCTTTAAAGCCCTCTTTGATGACCTATGCCAAGTAGGCATTTTAAGCCAACAACTTTGGCCCCATATTCAAGTGGATAAACTAGTAGCCTTCTTCGATACGGCAGTGGGGCAATTGATTTTGAAACAAGTTGACCACGTATATAGAGAAGAAACATTCTCTCTGATGGTTGCTGGATCAGAAATCTTTACGGATATGGCAACAGATGATGACTTATTGGTCCACGGGACAATTGACGGTTTTATTTTATTTCAGGACGAAATCTTCCTGTATGACTTTAAAACTGACCGGATTGCTTATCTAAATGAAAGCCAGCAAGAACAAACCTTGATTGACCGTTACCAAGGTCAAATGGCTCTATATGCCCAGGCACTTGAAACCATTTGGGGACGGCCGGTTACACAGAAAATGATTATATCTTTAGACGTATCAAAAACTTTTTTTATCTAAAAACACTTGCAAAAGTAATACAGAAGGTGGTATACTATCTCTTGTATTAGTTTTGCATGCGGGTGTAGTTTAGTGGTAAAACCATAGCCTTCCAAGCTATCGTCGCGAGTTCGATTCTCGTCACCCGCTTATAATAAAACAATGAACGCTGGTGGGATCTCAAAAGCCAGTGAAGGGAAGTGGGGCTTAGGTCTCACTTTTTTTTGCTAAAATTTCAGTAGAGAAATTGAGGAAATAAGTCTAAAAATCAGTATAATCAATTCAGATAGATATCAAAATATCACCATTTTACAAGAATAGAAAGCGAGCGGTTGACTAACTATGGCAAAATTTTATGCAGTGAAAAAAGGAAAAACACCAGGAATCTACAAGACCTGGCCTGACTGTCAGAAACAAGTTAAAGGCTTTTCGGGTGCAGTCTATAAGTCATTTACTAGCCTAGAAGAGGCAGAAGCCTTTATGGGTAATGGGGCACAACCGGTGTCTAAAACGAGTCAAGGGGAAGAAATCCGCTGGTTAACAAAAGACGGTAAAAACGGCCAGGTTGATGCTGATACCATGTCCGTTTATGTAGACGGTTCTTTCGATAAAAAATCTGGTTATTTTGGCTACGGGGGTGTAGTCTTATTTCAGGATACGATCAAAACTTACAAGGGTGGTCGTAACACGGAAGGATTAGCTAAAATGCGGAATGTAGCCGGTGAAATCATCGCGGCGATGCATGCGGTTAAGATTGCGAAAAAATCAGGTGCTAAAAATGTCGTGATTTATCATGATTATATGGGGATCGCTGAGTGGGCCCTAAAATCTTGGCAGGCCAAAAATGATTATACCAAGGAATATCAGGACTATATGCAAGACCAAGCCAAGGATCTAGCTATCGGATTTGTGAAAGTCGCAGCCCACACAGGTAACCAATATAATGAGGACGCTGACCAATTAGCTAAAGACGGGATTCGCCAAGCCAAATCAGCCAATAAATAAGCTAGAATAATGGTAAAATATATTTAAATAATATCAGCCGAGTGGCTCAGGAGGATTTATGTTACTGAATTATCTATTAATTGCAATTTTAGTTGGTATTGACCAAATCGTGAAGTATTGGACAGTGGCCAATTTTGCTGTCAATGAAGGGCAAGATTTCATACCAGGCATTCTTTCCTTCTTTTATATCCAAAATGATGGCGCTGCTTGGGGAATTTTCTCAGGGCAAATGTGGCTATTTTATATCATTACTGTTGCTGTTGTGGCAGTCCTCGTCTATATGCTCCACAAGGAAGCTAAAGGCGCGCCGCTACTGGCTATAGGCCTTTCCTTTATGATTGCAGGAGCCTTGGGTAACTTTATCGACCGCCTGCATTTAAAATACGTGATCGACACGTTTCGATTAGAATTTATGGATTTTCCAATATTTAATGTAGCGGATGTTTGGTTAACCATTGGTGTCATTATGATGATTGTCTACATGATTATTACACCTGAAGACCAATTGGAAAAAAGAACCGCTAACAAGTGAGGAGTGTCATTTTGACAGAAGAAAAGACAGTATTTAATTATACTTATACGGGTGAGGACGGCTTGCGTTTAGACCAATTCGTCACTAATCAATTTACAGACGAAAGCCGGACTACAATCAAAAAATGGATCAAGGACAAATTGGTCACAGTAAACGGCAAGGTGGCTAAAGCGTCACAATCCTTGGTTAATGGAGATTTAATCGGAGTTGAGAAACCGGCGCCTGCTGAAGCGGAAGAATTTAAACCAGTAGCCGAAAAGATGGCTTTAGATATCGTATTTGAAGATGACGACATTTTGGTGGTAAATAAACCGGCAAACCTAGTCGTGCATCCTTCCGTGAATCACCCAACTAATACCTTAGTGAATGGTTTGTTATACCATGTACAGGAAAATGGGTCGCAACTAGCAGTTGGTCGCGAGTCTTTTAGACCAGGTATCGTCCATCGATTAGACAAGGACACCACCGGATTACTAGTGGTCGCTAAATCACAAGCAGCCCTTGAAAATCTAACTAAACAAGTGGCCAACCACCAAATGACACGAATCTACGCTGGTTTAGTCTACGGTGAAATCTTTGAAGCGGGCGGGACCATTGATGCACCAATCCGCCGTCATGAAAAAGACCGGTTGAAATTTGAAACCAACGAAGCCGGTCGTCACGCAGTTACGCATTTCACGGTAAAACACCGGTACGTAGGGTATACCTTGGTCAACTTCCAATTGGAAACAGGTAGAACCCATCAAATTCGTGTTCATGCTAACTTTATCAACCACCCAATCGTGGATGATCCCTTGTATGCAAGACAATATAAGGAGCGGTTCTTCAGTGATAATGGCCAATTATTACATGCCCACCGCTTAGAATTAGAACATCCAGTCACAGGTGAACACATGGTCTTTGATGCGCCAATTCCTGATCATTTCCAGGAGGTATTACATCAGTTGACATTTAAGGGTGTATAATTAATGAAAAGCTTTGCAAAAGGGGAGATACTTTAGTAAAATTTTATCTTGTAATCGTATGAGAGGAGTGTATAGACTATGCTAAGTACAGGAGCTTGGATTTTAATCGTAATTATCGCAGCTATTTTAGGTGCTGTTGGGGGATTCTTTATCGCCCGTAAATATATGGTGAACTATTTTGAAGAAAATCCACCAATTTCTGATGACATGATTCGTTCAATGATGATGTCAATGGGTCAAAAACCTTCAGAAAAACGTGTGCGTCAAATCACACAA encodes:
- the addA gene encoding helicase-exonuclease AddAB subunit AddA, whose translation is MKNRQKQTTIPLQTEANARYTADQWAAIHLEGDNLLVSASAGSGKTSVLVQRILQKVRRGYGVDELLVVTFTEKAASEMKERLEVALQEMINEESDADSRQHYLQQIAKLPQANISTIDAFCKQVIQRYYFLIDLDPVYRLLTDETENMMHFENVWESLKEDLLAEGNPEYLRMANYFASDRKDDKIDRLIFDLYNKSRVHTHPNDWLDGLVAKYPDADTPYGESAFYQEYVVPTLIDEIESLENTIRLYIEDLPVAEAVGFEKMATSMKEKLAYLDQLKTNVRASYKDAYQQIIATSFPALVSMSKKDFEDGNDAQIDLRTQLGKRHNKTIKDVFDKDIMPYFTFDEQYQGLFIQEAKKLGQAIINVEKVFTERMTAHKFDQRILDFSDIELFTYQILSKQLADTEAGDGESMSGNVNTMNEAKAYYRDKFTEVMVDEYQDVNALQEAILQAVSGNPEHPNMFMVGDVKQSIYRFRFAEPGLFIHKFNQFADGNGGQRIVLAENFRSRADVLDFTNFIFRQVMDPQVGQIAYDEDAALKLGFTAYPETDRMQTEILLYEEEDGGKSSDYDQEGLDGLEGDVSNGTKMQAELIAQSILDKVNNQHMIYDKRLQVNRPITFNDIVILVATRRHHSELEDVFAQYKIPLMLDDSANYFQRTEIRVMLNVLKFINNPYQDIPLAAILRSPIIGLNEQDLAKIRIANKQATYYDAMKTYMAMDEGQDERVAEKLRTLNDWHLAWRDIARDKPLATLIWQIYTDTGFLDYVGGMPNGEIRQNNLHGFYKLASDYEASAFKGIFQFIRFVEKIQEKDNDLQAPKHGDEARSAVHVYTIHHSKGLEFPLVYVYNISKRFNTQDLRNPVIYNDAIGIGVKLSDRTRHITYPNMFEMMAKRFEKKDMLAEEMRKLYVALTRAEQQLVLVGMVKNFDTTIGKWKGLLMKDEQLSPSGRIKANNLLDWIGPALMRHHDFDKVNHSVHIPDYLANTKTNFRVAVVSSEDALAGRNKWVQKVDESNQVDQAELLAAIFSDDKMATDDQDNKQVIQLPDADFDYAYQSATKTTSFQSVSELKRMLQDPSDQDLQPWSVNNQNKLTKTFRYIEEDYDQPSFLAREQAVTPTAIGSAAHLLMQKVNLRAKPSEATFKALFDDLCQVGILSQQLWPHIQVDKLVAFFDTAVGQLILKQVDHVYREETFSLMVAGSEIFTDMATDDDLLVHGTIDGFILFQDEIFLYDFKTDRIAYLNESQQEQTLIDRYQGQMALYAQALETIWGRPVTQKMIISLDVSKTFFI
- a CDS encoding RluA family pseudouridine synthase, producing MTEEKTVFNYTYTGEDGLRLDQFVTNQFTDESRTTIKKWIKDKLVTVNGKVAKASQSLVNGDLIGVEKPAPAEAEEFKPVAEKMALDIVFEDDDILVVNKPANLVVHPSVNHPTNTLVNGLLYHVQENGSQLAVGRESFRPGIVHRLDKDTTGLLVVAKSQAALENLTKQVANHQMTRIYAGLVYGEIFEAGGTIDAPIRRHEKDRLKFETNEAGRHAVTHFTVKHRYVGYTLVNFQLETGRTHQIRVHANFINHPIVDDPLYARQYKERFFSDNGQLLHAHRLELEHPVTGEHMVFDAPIPDHFQEVLHQLTFKGV
- the lspA gene encoding signal peptidase II; its protein translation is MLLNYLLIAILVGIDQIVKYWTVANFAVNEGQDFIPGILSFFYIQNDGAAWGIFSGQMWLFYIITVAVVAVLVYMLHKEAKGAPLLAIGLSFMIAGALGNFIDRLHLKYVIDTFRLEFMDFPIFNVADVWLTIGVIMMIVYMIITPEDQLEKRTANK
- a CDS encoding viroplasmin family protein codes for the protein MAKFYAVKKGKTPGIYKTWPDCQKQVKGFSGAVYKSFTSLEEAEAFMGNGAQPVSKTSQGEEIRWLTKDGKNGQVDADTMSVYVDGSFDKKSGYFGYGGVVLFQDTIKTYKGGRNTEGLAKMRNVAGEIIAAMHAVKIAKKSGAKNVVIYHDYMGIAEWALKSWQAKNDYTKEYQDYMQDQAKDLAIGFVKVAAHTGNQYNEDADQLAKDGIRQAKSANK
- a CDS encoding YneF family protein, whose translation is MLSTGAWILIVIIAAILGAVGGFFIARKYMVNYFEENPPISDDMIRSMMMSMGQKPSEKRVRQITQSMKKSNKKSK